In one window of Paracoccus saliphilus DNA:
- a CDS encoding ABC transporter substrate-binding protein produces MSTTTGGATRLCSLLAGFLVLPIVPASAQATGDPLEIENCGRKLSFASAPERVVSIGQGSTEILLSLGLGNRVVGTAIWLAPLPDQLSEEGDALPRLADNSPSFEAVLGTRPDFVTSQWINDIGPGESRVGSFTQFGDFDIPVYVSPAECAKSEFSVGSGDGARSRAWTADLLHREIREFAAIFNVRPAREVLIAENRARIAKAAADVEALRGNDISVLYWFSSPELDGEAYVAGRFGAPAWISDVIGIRNVITSDQEWPLVGWETIAGLDPTVIVLGSMDRRNLPGDDVAAKREFLLNDPVTSQMTAIRAGNLIEMDAQSMNPTLRAVDGVEILARGLRELGLTE; encoded by the coding sequence ATGTCCACCACGACCGGCGGCGCGACCCGCCTTTGCAGCCTGCTTGCGGGCTTTCTTGTCCTGCCAATCGTTCCCGCTTCGGCGCAAGCCACCGGCGATCCGCTCGAGATAGAGAATTGCGGTCGCAAGCTGTCATTTGCATCCGCGCCCGAGCGTGTAGTCTCTATCGGGCAGGGTTCGACCGAGATTTTGCTGTCGCTCGGTCTTGGAAACCGCGTTGTCGGAACCGCGATCTGGCTGGCGCCCCTGCCGGATCAGCTCTCCGAAGAAGGCGATGCCTTGCCACGCCTTGCCGACAACTCTCCCAGTTTCGAGGCGGTTCTCGGCACGCGACCGGATTTCGTCACCAGCCAGTGGATCAATGACATCGGCCCCGGCGAAAGCCGCGTCGGCAGCTTTACGCAATTCGGGGATTTCGACATCCCGGTCTATGTGTCGCCCGCCGAATGCGCCAAGAGTGAATTCAGTGTCGGTAGCGGCGATGGCGCGCGGTCCCGGGCCTGGACTGCCGATCTGCTGCACCGAGAAATCAGGGAATTTGCCGCCATCTTCAATGTCCGGCCCGCTCGTGAGGTACTGATTGCCGAGAACCGGGCAAGGATCGCGAAGGCCGCAGCGGATGTCGAGGCGCTTCGCGGGAATGACATATCGGTACTCTACTGGTTCTCATCCCCCGAACTCGACGGCGAGGCCTATGTAGCGGGACGGTTCGGCGCGCCGGCATGGATTTCGGATGTGATAGGTATCCGCAATGTCATCACGTCAGACCAGGAATGGCCCCTGGTGGGATGGGAAACGATCGCCGGGCTGGATCCTACCGTCATCGTCCTGGGCTCGATGGATCGCCGCAACCTGCCCGGGGACGACGTCGCCGCCAAGCGCGAGTTTCTTCTGAACGATCCGGTCACCAGCCAGATGACCGCGATACGCGCGGGGAACCTGATCGAGATGGATGCGCAATCCATGAACCCGACGCTGCGGGCGGTCGATGGGGTAGAGATCCTCGCGCGGGGTCTGCGCGAGCTTGGCCTGACAGAATGA